A genome region from Oenanthe melanoleuca isolate GR-GAL-2019-014 chromosome 2, OMel1.0, whole genome shotgun sequence includes the following:
- the ASB4 gene encoding ankyrin repeat and SOCS box protein 4, translating to MDLEETCKEGDNTGGKITRAAAAKLVKKAFLEALKSNDFETLEELLSQKKIDVDTVFEVEDENLILASYKQGYWLPSYKLKISWATGLHLAVMYGHLESLSVLLNHKATINCRPNGKAAIHIACEMANVECLKILCNHGAKLNCFSMSGQAPLHFCTTRSSMPCAQQLLRRGANVNIRTNNKDEETPLHVVARLGVPELVAFYVEQGAQVDALNAYMETPLACAAYWALHYKDQIYSQDHHLICRMLLDYKAEVNARDEDFKSPLHKAAWNCDHVLLHMLLEAGAEANIMDVNGCAPLQYIIKVTSVRPAAQPDICYQLLLNHGAARIYPLQFHKVLQACHSHPRAVEVVVNSYEHINSTSKWKAAIPEDVLERHQDFYDSLFAVCSNSPRSLMHLCRCAIRAALSGRCHREVPLLSIPLSMKKYLLLEPEGIIY from the exons ATGGATTTGGAGGAGACCTGCAAAGAGGGAGACAACACAGGGGGGAAAATTACTcgagctgcagctgccaagttggtgaaaaaagcttttcttgaGGCCCTGAAGTCCAATGACTTTGAAACACTGGAAGAGCTCTTGAGCCAAAAGAAAATAGACGTGGACACAGTGTTTGAAGTGGAAGATGAAAACCTGATTCTGGCATCCTACAAACAAG GATACTGGCTTCCCAgctacaaattaaaaatatcctgGGCAACTGGACTTCATCTAGCTGTCATGTATGGACATCTGGAGAGCCTTTCAGTCCTCCTCAATCACAAAGCTACAATCAACTGCAGGCCCAATGGAAAAGCTGCCATCCACATAGCCTGTGAAATGGCAAATGTTGAGTGTCTCAAGATCCTGTGTAACCACGGAGCAAAGCTGAACTGCTTTTCCATGAGCGGGCAGGCGCCGCTGCACTTCTGCACCACGCGCAGCTCcatgccctgtgcccagcagctgctgcggAGAG GAGCAAATGTGAACATAAGAACAAACAACAAGGACGAGGAGACGCCCCTGCACGTCGTGGCACGTTTGGGAGTCCCAGAGCTCGTGGCCTTTTACGTGGAACAGGGAGCACAGGTGGATGCTCTCAATGCCTACATGGAGACTCCCCTGGCCTGTGCAGCCTACTGGGCCCTTCACTACAAGGATCAGATATACAGCCAGGACCACCACCTCATCTGCCGGATGCTCCTGGACTATAAAGCTGAAGTGAATGCTCGTGATGAGGATTTCAAATCACCACTCCACAAAGCTGCCTGGAACTGTGATCACGTCCTGCTGCAcatgctgctggaggcaggggcAGAAGCAAATATCATGGATGTCAATGGCTGTGCACCCCTACAGTATATCATAAAAGTGACATCTGTGCGGCCAGCTGCTCAGCCTGACATCTGctaccagctgctgctgaaccaTGGAGCAGCCAGGATATACCCTCTGCAGTTCCACAAG gtgcTACAAGCCTGTCATtcccaccccagagctgtggaggTAGTGGTCAACTCCTATGAACACATCAACTCAACATCTAAGTGGAAAGCAGCCATACCTGAGGATGTCTTGGAG cgGCACCAGGATTTCTATGACTCCTTGTTTGCTGTGTGCAGCAATTCACCACGGTCACTGATGCACTTATGCAGATGTGCCATTCGGGCAGCACTGTCTGGGAGGTGCCATCGAGAAGTCCCCttgctctccatccctctgtccatgAAGAAGTACTTGCTGCTGGAACCAGAAGGAATCATCTActga
- the LOC130250267 gene encoding serum paraoxonase/arylesterase 2 isoform X2 gives MLEFLKTRSGAGSCSPPEPSPASGSGSGHGRAGRAGSAGPGAGRTDGRDRRERPWGSCWRWLWSGSRQPWRRSGCSPFETGSEDIDILPNGLAFISSGLKYPGLMSFAPDKPGEIFLMDLNEDNPRAVELRISRGFDLASFNPHGISTYIDRDDTVYLFVVNHPHQKSTVELFKFVEDDNSLVHLKTIRHDLLTSVNDIVAMGPDSFYATNDHYFTDFLLMFLEMFLGLTWSNVVYYSPKEVKEVASGFYSANGINVSPDRKYIYIADVLDHSVYVMEKHANWSLTHVKTLQLDTLVDNLSIDPRTGDIWTGCHPNGMKLFYYDPENLPASEVLRIQSILSEEPLVTRVYSDNGSVLQGSSVASIYEGKLLIGTVFHRALYCEL, from the exons ATGCTGGAGTTTCTGAAGACCAGGAG cggagctgggagctgctccccgccagagcccagcccggccagcgggagcgggagcgggcacggccgggcggggcgggcgggcagcgccgggccgggggcgggacggacggacggacgggACAGACGGGAGCGGCCATGGGGAAGCTGCTGGCGGTGGCTCTGGTCGGGATCGCGGCAGCCTTGGCGGCGGAGCGGCTGCTCTCCTTTCG aaactgGTTCAGAAGACATCGATATACTTCCCAATGGACTGGCTTTCATCAGCTCT GGCTTGAAATACCCAGGATTAATGAGCTTTGCTCCAGATAAACcaggtgaaatatttttgatggATTTGAATGAAGACAACCCCAGAGCAGTGGAACTGAGAATCAGCCGAGGGTTTGACCTGGCATCCTTTAACCCTCATGGAATCAGCACCTATATAGACAGAG ATGACACCGTGTACCTCTTTGTTGTGAACCATCCCCACCAGAAGAGCACAGTGGAATTGTTTAAGTTTGTAGAAGATGACAATTCTCTTGTGCACCTGAAAACCATTCGACATGACCTTCTGACAAG tgtgaatgATATAGTAGCCATGGGACCAGACAGCTTCTATGCTACCAATGACCACTACTTCACTGACTTCCTCTTGATGTTCTTAGAAATGTTCCTGGGTTTAACCTGGTCAAATGTTGTTTACTACAGTCCAAAAGAAGTTAAAGAAGTTGCATCTGGGTTTTATTCAGCCAATGGAATTAATGTTTCACCTGATAGAAA gtACATCTATATTGCAGATGTATTGGATCACAGTGTCTATGTCATGGAAAAACATGCTAACTGGAGTTTAACCCATGTGAAG ACGCTGCAGCTGGACACTCTGGTCGATAACTTGTCTATTGACCCTCGCACTGGAGACATCTGGACAGGGTGTCATCCCAATGGCATGAAGCTGTTCTACTATGATCCTGAGAACCTTCCTGCATCTGAG GTCCTGCGCATCCAGAGCATCCTGTCGGAGGAGCCCCTGGTGACTCGTGTCTACTCTGACAAtggctcagtgctgcagggaagctCAGTGGCATCCATCTACGAGGGAAAGCTGCTCATTGGCACAGTCTTCCACAGAGCTCTCTACTGTGAGCTATAG
- the LOC130250267 gene encoding serum paraoxonase/arylesterase 2 isoform X1, protein MSVPILACTRCTRTFRTVQSLTRLFLHNVSTFIFIFIFVFVYSGAGSCSPPEPSPASGSGSGHGRAGRAGSAGPGAGRTDGRDRRERPWGSCWRWLWSGSRQPWRRSGCSPFETGSEDIDILPNGLAFISSGLKYPGLMSFAPDKPGEIFLMDLNEDNPRAVELRISRGFDLASFNPHGISTYIDRDDTVYLFVVNHPHQKSTVELFKFVEDDNSLVHLKTIRHDLLTSVNDIVAMGPDSFYATNDHYFTDFLLMFLEMFLGLTWSNVVYYSPKEVKEVASGFYSANGINVSPDRKYIYIADVLDHSVYVMEKHANWSLTHVKTLQLDTLVDNLSIDPRTGDIWTGCHPNGMKLFYYDPENLPASEVLRIQSILSEEPLVTRVYSDNGSVLQGSSVASIYEGKLLIGTVFHRALYCEL, encoded by the exons ATGAGTGTACCCATACTAGCGTGTACGAGGTGTACCCGAACATTCCGCACGGTGCAAAGTCTGACACGCTTATTTTTGCACAACGtatctacttttatttttatttttatttttgtttttgtttatagcggagctgggagctgctccccgccagagcccagcccggccagcgggagcgggagcgggcacggccgggcggggcgggcgggcagcgccgggccgggggcgggacggacggacggacgggACAGACGGGAGCGGCCATGGGGAAGCTGCTGGCGGTGGCTCTGGTCGGGATCGCGGCAGCCTTGGCGGCGGAGCGGCTGCTCTCCTTTCG aaactgGTTCAGAAGACATCGATATACTTCCCAATGGACTGGCTTTCATCAGCTCT GGCTTGAAATACCCAGGATTAATGAGCTTTGCTCCAGATAAACcaggtgaaatatttttgatggATTTGAATGAAGACAACCCCAGAGCAGTGGAACTGAGAATCAGCCGAGGGTTTGACCTGGCATCCTTTAACCCTCATGGAATCAGCACCTATATAGACAGAG ATGACACCGTGTACCTCTTTGTTGTGAACCATCCCCACCAGAAGAGCACAGTGGAATTGTTTAAGTTTGTAGAAGATGACAATTCTCTTGTGCACCTGAAAACCATTCGACATGACCTTCTGACAAG tgtgaatgATATAGTAGCCATGGGACCAGACAGCTTCTATGCTACCAATGACCACTACTTCACTGACTTCCTCTTGATGTTCTTAGAAATGTTCCTGGGTTTAACCTGGTCAAATGTTGTTTACTACAGTCCAAAAGAAGTTAAAGAAGTTGCATCTGGGTTTTATTCAGCCAATGGAATTAATGTTTCACCTGATAGAAA gtACATCTATATTGCAGATGTATTGGATCACAGTGTCTATGTCATGGAAAAACATGCTAACTGGAGTTTAACCCATGTGAAG ACGCTGCAGCTGGACACTCTGGTCGATAACTTGTCTATTGACCCTCGCACTGGAGACATCTGGACAGGGTGTCATCCCAATGGCATGAAGCTGTTCTACTATGATCCTGAGAACCTTCCTGCATCTGAG GTCCTGCGCATCCAGAGCATCCTGTCGGAGGAGCCCCTGGTGACTCGTGTCTACTCTGACAAtggctcagtgctgcagggaagctCAGTGGCATCCATCTACGAGGGAAAGCTGCTCATTGGCACAGTCTTCCACAGAGCTCTCTACTGTGAGCTATAG
- the LOC130250267 gene encoding serum paraoxonase/arylesterase 2 isoform X3 — translation MGKLLAVALVGIAAALAAERLLSFRSRLNASREVAPVSLPSCRLIKGIETGSEDIDILPNGLAFISSGLKYPGLMSFAPDKPGEIFLMDLNEDNPRAVELRISRGFDLASFNPHGISTYIDRDDTVYLFVVNHPHQKSTVELFKFVEDDNSLVHLKTIRHDLLTSVNDIVAMGPDSFYATNDHYFTDFLLMFLEMFLGLTWSNVVYYSPKEVKEVASGFYSANGINVSPDRKYIYIADVLDHSVYVMEKHANWSLTHVKTLQLDTLVDNLSIDPRTGDIWTGCHPNGMKLFYYDPENLPASEVLRIQSILSEEPLVTRVYSDNGSVLQGSSVASIYEGKLLIGTVFHRALYCEL, via the exons ATGGGGAAGCTGCTGGCGGTGGCTCTGGTCGGGATCGCGGCAGCCTTGGCGGCGGAGCGGCTGCTCTCCTTTCG GAGCAGGCTCAATGCTTCCCGGGAAGTGGCCCCAGTGAGCCTCCCGAGCTGCCGGCTCATTAAAGGCATCG aaactgGTTCAGAAGACATCGATATACTTCCCAATGGACTGGCTTTCATCAGCTCT GGCTTGAAATACCCAGGATTAATGAGCTTTGCTCCAGATAAACcaggtgaaatatttttgatggATTTGAATGAAGACAACCCCAGAGCAGTGGAACTGAGAATCAGCCGAGGGTTTGACCTGGCATCCTTTAACCCTCATGGAATCAGCACCTATATAGACAGAG ATGACACCGTGTACCTCTTTGTTGTGAACCATCCCCACCAGAAGAGCACAGTGGAATTGTTTAAGTTTGTAGAAGATGACAATTCTCTTGTGCACCTGAAAACCATTCGACATGACCTTCTGACAAG tgtgaatgATATAGTAGCCATGGGACCAGACAGCTTCTATGCTACCAATGACCACTACTTCACTGACTTCCTCTTGATGTTCTTAGAAATGTTCCTGGGTTTAACCTGGTCAAATGTTGTTTACTACAGTCCAAAAGAAGTTAAAGAAGTTGCATCTGGGTTTTATTCAGCCAATGGAATTAATGTTTCACCTGATAGAAA gtACATCTATATTGCAGATGTATTGGATCACAGTGTCTATGTCATGGAAAAACATGCTAACTGGAGTTTAACCCATGTGAAG ACGCTGCAGCTGGACACTCTGGTCGATAACTTGTCTATTGACCCTCGCACTGGAGACATCTGGACAGGGTGTCATCCCAATGGCATGAAGCTGTTCTACTATGATCCTGAGAACCTTCCTGCATCTGAG GTCCTGCGCATCCAGAGCATCCTGTCGGAGGAGCCCCTGGTGACTCGTGTCTACTCTGACAAtggctcagtgctgcagggaagctCAGTGGCATCCATCTACGAGGGAAAGCTGCTCATTGGCACAGTCTTCCACAGAGCTCTCTACTGTGAGCTATAG